Proteins from one Pseudobdellovibrionaceae bacterium genomic window:
- the speA gene encoding biosynthetic arginine decarboxylase, whose translation MEQTRSSSGEWSKQQSEEVYGINAWGEGYFRINDSGNVAVHNSGAADAPSVDLHELTQDLLDRGIRVPIMIRFPDILKARVDLINDCFGKAIADHSYKGYYAGVYPVKVNQQRHLVEELVKRGSSRRLGLECGSKPELLIVLAMAKNNDSLIICNGFKDTEYIETAILSQKIGKHTIIVVDRYEELILIVNAAKKLNAKPHIGFRMKLNSQGAGKWVDSSGARSKFGLTTVEVVEGIEYLRKENMLDCLELVHFHIGSQIPAITSIKSSLKEGVRFFTEIYNMGANGLRFIDVGGGLGVDYDGTGNSDSSINYSEQEYANDVVSALQAACDERNIPHPNIVTESGRFLTAHHSVLVFNVLGVNNLSRKEPPRPATKADHPVLQDMQYIHEKLNPDNLNECFNDLSQSRQEAMQLFTYGVLNLQQRAWCESMYFAIATKMIKLAQKSDDGEEIVQALSDEMCDTYFCNFSVFQSIPDSWAVGQMFPVMPIHRLLEEPSRQCTLADLTCDSDGKLEKFIDTETGKTRRTLTVHPYVEGKPYYLAVFLTGAYQEILGDLHNLFGDTDAVHVSVTNTGYTLDHFVPGDTVTEVLSYVQYTQTHMVEAIRNSCEESIQKGTLTKTEAKLLIKHYEEGLAGYTYLEDPE comes from the coding sequence ATGGAACAAACCCGCAGTTCATCCGGCGAGTGGTCTAAGCAGCAGAGCGAAGAAGTCTACGGAATCAACGCTTGGGGCGAAGGTTACTTTCGCATTAACGACTCCGGGAATGTCGCCGTCCACAACAGCGGCGCGGCCGATGCCCCCAGCGTCGACCTTCATGAACTGACGCAAGATCTGCTCGACCGCGGAATCCGCGTACCGATCATGATCCGCTTCCCCGACATCCTCAAAGCCCGCGTCGATCTGATCAACGACTGCTTCGGGAAAGCCATCGCCGACCACAGCTACAAGGGTTACTACGCGGGCGTTTACCCCGTGAAAGTGAACCAGCAGCGCCACCTCGTCGAAGAGCTCGTGAAACGCGGATCCTCGCGTCGCCTGGGTCTGGAGTGCGGTTCAAAACCCGAACTCCTGATCGTTCTCGCCATGGCGAAAAACAACGACTCGCTGATCATCTGCAACGGCTTCAAAGACACCGAGTACATCGAGACCGCGATCCTGTCGCAGAAGATCGGTAAACACACCATCATCGTCGTCGATCGCTACGAAGAGCTGATCCTGATCGTCAACGCGGCGAAAAAGTTGAATGCGAAACCGCACATCGGCTTCCGCATGAAGCTGAATTCGCAAGGCGCGGGCAAATGGGTGGATTCGAGCGGCGCCCGTTCGAAGTTCGGTTTGACCACCGTCGAAGTCGTCGAAGGCATCGAGTACCTGCGCAAAGAGAACATGCTCGACTGCCTGGAGCTCGTTCACTTCCACATCGGTTCGCAGATCCCCGCCATCACGAGCATCAAGTCCTCGCTCAAAGAAGGCGTGCGCTTCTTCACCGAGATCTACAATATGGGCGCGAATGGCCTCAGATTCATCGACGTCGGCGGCGGCCTGGGCGTCGATTACGACGGGACCGGAAACTCCGACAGCTCGATCAACTACTCGGAACAAGAGTACGCGAACGACGTCGTCTCGGCCTTGCAAGCGGCTTGTGACGAGCGCAACATCCCGCACCCGAACATCGTGACCGAATCGGGACGTTTCCTGACCGCGCATCACTCGGTGCTCGTCTTCAACGTCCTCGGCGTCAATAACCTGAGCCGTAAAGAGCCCCCGCGTCCCGCGACCAAAGCGGATCATCCCGTGCTGCAAGACATGCAGTACATCCACGAGAAGCTGAATCCCGATAACTTGAACGAGTGCTTCAACGACTTGAGCCAATCGCGCCAAGAGGCGATGCAACTGTTCACTTACGGCGTTTTGAATCTTCAACAGCGCGCGTGGTGCGAAAGCATGTACTTCGCCATCGCGACGAAGATGATCAAACTCGCGCAGAAATCCGATGACGGCGAAGAGATCGTCCAGGCGCTCTCGGACGAGATGTGCGACACCTACTTCTGCAACTTCTCGGTGTTCCAGTCGATCCCCGATAGCTGGGCCGTAGGTCAGATGTTCCCCGTGATGCCGATCCACCGTTTGCTCGAAGAGCCCTCACGTCAGTGCACGCTCGCCGACCTAACCTGCGACTCGGACGGTAAACTCGAAAAGTTCATCGACACCGAAACCGGTAAAACCCGTCGCACCCTGACCGTGCACCCCTATGTGGAAGGCAAGCCCTACTACCTGGCGGTCTTCCTGACGGGCGCGTACCAAGAGATCTTGGGCGACTTGCACAACCTCTTCGGCGACACCGATGCGGTTCACGTGTCCGTGACCAACACCGGCTATACGCTGGATCACTTCGTCCCCGGCGACACCGTCACCGAGGTTCTGAGTTACGTTCAGTACACGCAGACCCATATGGTC